The following are encoded in a window of Paenibacillaceae bacterium GAS479 genomic DNA:
- a CDS encoding carbohydrate ABC transporter membrane protein 1, CUT1 family, with the protein MRLTRHHKNIIFASVLMLPAFALLALTIISPLIKSVLMSFTDYSLLSPEQNWNNFANYKELLRSSDFYHSLTVTLRYVVITVILDLVIGMSLAIVLNRNIRFRGFFRSIIMIPWAIPTIVSALIFMWIYQGDYGVLNYVLTNLGIIDDNINWLRSTDYALSSIIVVAVFRQTPLVAVMLLAGLQGISSSLYEAARIDGANGWQVFRKITLPMLKPVIGSVALIMIVNNFQMFTLFFTLTNGGPAGATTSLAIHTYITAFSQYEMGKASAIGVIWLLLLFAFSMVFTRIMNRDDR; encoded by the coding sequence GTGAGACTAACCCGGCATCATAAAAACATCATTTTTGCATCCGTCTTGATGTTACCGGCGTTTGCACTGCTGGCACTTACCATTATTAGCCCGCTGATCAAGTCTGTTTTAATGAGCTTCACCGACTACTCCTTGCTTTCTCCGGAACAAAATTGGAACAACTTTGCCAACTACAAGGAATTGTTGCGCTCATCCGATTTTTATCATTCCTTAACCGTAACTTTAAGATATGTGGTCATTACGGTCATACTCGATTTAGTTATCGGGATGTCCCTTGCTATAGTATTGAATCGGAATATTCGATTCCGCGGATTTTTCCGCAGCATCATTATGATTCCGTGGGCGATTCCAACGATTGTATCCGCACTTATTTTCATGTGGATTTATCAAGGCGATTATGGCGTGCTCAACTATGTGCTAACTAACTTAGGCATCATTGATGACAATATCAACTGGCTTCGCAGCACGGATTACGCCCTTTCGTCCATCATTGTGGTGGCGGTGTTTCGGCAAACGCCTTTGGTTGCGGTCATGCTTTTGGCAGGTTTGCAGGGTATTTCAAGCAGTCTGTATGAAGCAGCTCGGATCGACGGCGCCAACGGTTGGCAGGTATTTAGAAAGATTACCCTTCCGATGCTGAAGCCCGTAATCGGCAGCGTTGCGCTCATTATGATCGTGAATAACTTCCAGATGTTCACCTTATTCTTTACGCTTACGAACGGCGGGCCGGCAGGAGCCACAACATCACTCGCTATTCATACGTATATTACGGCCTTTTCGCAGTATGAGATGGGAAAAGCTTCGGCAATCGGTGTTATTTGGCTGCTGCTGTTGTTTGCCTTCTCGATGGTCTTTACCCGCATAATGAACCGGGACGACAGATAG
- a CDS encoding two-component system, sensor histidine kinase YesM, which produces MLKWLFIKRSSVQQKMLFSFLALVVLPLGLFSYISLTISRNTIEEQAGAAKLNSLRLISQKIGIMASDLNAISTIYFSNEELRSLLLSPAGDKAYQERLQKQFLTKLIVTYRYAYTWLEYYTSIFGFNNVELHTFYNGPRIGINTLQEYPWYREAVAQDGRITWVSNATQRLEPTIDEDQYVSAVRLLKDFENNKPIGLLMINVGESFLYKQYADAVTADEQMTIFDKAGSVISATDKQRIGDSMLDLAYYSSFVGNEGNFNVNKDGKPMLVTYYKVESTGWTLVSYTPLDMLLQDVNKSQWLTLIVLAVLMLLSVLMSYWIAKRLSVPIRRLYTSMKRVEMGDLSERTDIGGNDEIGELAYKFNRMVGNIEDLRDRVIMEQELKRKTEMQNLQSQISTHFLYNTLASIRSMLVTEPVDKVDQVIVSLVKLLRKTLSDESEYITIAEELDNLQNYVNIQMARQYDKLQVYIHVEEQIGSYRTLKLLLQPLVENAIFHGIEPKTGPGQITIEGWQDKDTIKLRITDDGVGISAIEADAAEDGSSLTERLLATASGVGIHNVHTRMQTHFGNKYGLEVIYSGNEGTCILLSWPCFIRVEELKET; this is translated from the coding sequence ATGCTAAAGTGGTTATTCATCAAGCGAAGCAGCGTACAGCAGAAAATGCTCTTCTCCTTCCTGGCGCTGGTCGTCCTGCCCCTCGGTTTATTCAGCTATATTTCCTTAACGATTTCAAGAAACACGATCGAAGAACAAGCAGGGGCGGCCAAGCTGAACTCCCTCCGACTTATTTCCCAAAAAATCGGAATCATGGCTTCCGATTTGAATGCGATTTCAACAATCTATTTTTCCAATGAAGAGCTGCGATCCTTGCTGCTAAGCCCAGCTGGCGACAAAGCTTACCAGGAACGGCTGCAGAAGCAATTCCTGACCAAGCTGATTGTAACTTATCGCTATGCATATACGTGGCTGGAGTATTACACCTCCATTTTTGGATTCAACAACGTGGAGCTTCACACCTTCTATAATGGCCCGCGTATCGGCATAAACACATTGCAAGAGTATCCTTGGTACCGGGAAGCCGTTGCTCAGGACGGTCGAATTACTTGGGTGTCCAACGCTACACAACGTCTCGAACCGACGATTGATGAAGATCAATATGTATCGGCGGTCAGACTGCTGAAAGACTTCGAAAACAACAAACCTATCGGCCTTTTGATGATTAATGTTGGCGAAAGCTTTCTGTACAAGCAGTACGCGGATGCTGTTACCGCAGATGAGCAAATGACTATTTTCGATAAAGCGGGCTCCGTAATTTCCGCGACGGATAAACAAAGGATCGGCGATTCCATGCTGGACTTGGCGTATTACAGCTCTTTTGTTGGGAATGAGGGTAACTTCAACGTAAACAAAGACGGCAAACCGATGTTAGTAACCTATTACAAAGTAGAGAGCACAGGCTGGACCCTCGTCTCCTATACACCTCTAGATATGCTGCTTCAAGATGTAAACAAGTCGCAATGGCTGACTTTAATCGTCCTTGCCGTGTTAATGCTGCTTTCCGTGCTTATGTCCTACTGGATTGCCAAGCGATTATCGGTGCCCATTCGCAGGCTGTATACGAGCATGAAGCGGGTCGAGATGGGTGATCTGAGTGAGCGAACGGACATTGGGGGCAATGATGAAATAGGTGAGCTAGCTTATAAATTCAACCGGATGGTCGGGAATATCGAAGATTTAAGGGACCGAGTCATTATGGAGCAGGAGTTAAAAAGAAAGACCGAAATGCAAAATTTGCAATCGCAAATTAGTACGCATTTTTTATATAACACGCTTGCTTCAATCCGCTCGATGCTCGTCACAGAACCGGTGGACAAAGTAGATCAAGTCATCGTATCGCTAGTGAAGCTGCTCAGAAAAACTCTCTCCGACGAAAGTGAATACATCACGATTGCCGAGGAACTCGACAACCTGCAAAACTATGTGAACATACAGATGGCGCGGCAATACGACAAACTGCAGGTGTATATCCACGTAGAAGAGCAGATAGGTTCCTATCGAACGCTGAAGCTGCTGCTGCAGCCGCTGGTGGAAAATGCAATCTTCCATGGCATCGAACCGAAGACTGGCCCAGGGCAAATAACGATTGAGGGCTGGCAGGACAAGGATACAATCAAGCTGCGGATTACGGATGATGGCGTCGGAATTTCTGCGATAGAAGCCGATGCGGCGGAGGATGGATCTTCACTAACGGAACGACTGTTAGCTACTGCAAGCGGGGTAGGAATTCATAATGTACACACCCGGATGCAAACTCATTTTGGCAATAAATACGGGTTGGAAGTGATTTATTCCGGTAATGAAGGAACCTGTATTCTGCTTAGCTGGCCTTGTTTCATTCGAGTAGAGGAGTTGAAAGAGACTTGA
- a CDS encoding Right handed beta helix region: protein MRKAIYHRLVLIMMALLLMTMSVAGAVTVASADPADPVLFQDNFDDAGSNSWTPVNGAWGKNSGGAGLLFSEDFESGNADRWTNNAGNWSSVTDNTYKAYKQTKEEGASELLAGELSWTDYSLESDIKLTSGAGAMLKFRYQDGQHFYFLYLSDSYIRLVKQVGSNQPWIGSYNGPSLDTSRFVNIKVDAQGSNFKVYRDGELVLNVSDNNAPYTSGKIGLATWATVVAFDNVKVSGSDSNAVYSQTDAGGGESRTGQDDWKNYSVQTQIKPNEIAADGSAGVTLRRQANGDGYRMLYSESGKLQIVKVEGGVETTLGEAAFTMSSGTSYLLKGLSAGKFLELYVNGSKLVTAQDTTFASGHISLWTVNVAASYDNVVVSKETPPALSDGNTTYYVSSSTGDDTNDGLTEATAWKTMGKISGMTFLPGDRILLKSGDTWNEKLTLKGSGTKEAPITITSFGTGDKPKISANSPSSGVVLGINLSHWLIQGLAVEAIPSSALAWGNVTNGILIRYDNSRVHEGLQIDGNEVFSASPNTNTNGIVVTAQVPGTDFKEIANNIIISNNSVHDLGWYGITTSGWDNVKQEELRSQLSYGNLYVVGNEVVNMGNQGIVVQNAHDSAIERNIVRAGGQANSNGYGPGGLWYIASRDSVVRFNEVSEMKDSESGYDGAGINVDWYCDNITVEYNYTHDNKGNGFTTMSNRGAKINNNKVEGNKGEQGNGKGQIALGSFTGRPDLSTGLHDIEVAGNTIIVDVAGTNAINSSSNPYGFYSGNRIHSNNIVLKSGVTGTSVFNIGQDTLIDAINNNRIYSEGSAFRASQFGTAYDTLASWQVATGFDMESQVAEVDNSAPAALQNVTATVNGYVQLTWNAASDSGSGINHYNIYRSTNPDFTPSYKNMVGESKETSFVDRERPESNQTYFYKVEAEDFNGNNGPASAALSAVTGQIPGVPAPAKVVDFTILREDDTVRTAEFTVTPYLANFGDIAKVELYGDGQRLAELTQHPYTYTVKGLGKGEHTLQYRVHEQSGAVTESTAININKQHDALRSVSVSEAPVIDGNLGEWTSVGFEMNKAAQVKEMEKGFKESWMPEKLSGKGYTSWDSNNLYLAVEITEEQHNLAITNAADL, encoded by the coding sequence ATGCGAAAAGCAATCTATCATCGGCTCGTTTTGATCATGATGGCTCTTTTGCTTATGACGATGAGCGTTGCTGGCGCCGTTACGGTGGCATCGGCCGACCCGGCTGATCCAGTTCTGTTCCAGGACAATTTTGATGATGCTGGATCGAATTCCTGGACTCCTGTTAACGGAGCATGGGGCAAGAACAGCGGCGGCGCAGGACTTTTATTTTCAGAGGATTTTGAAAGCGGTAACGCGGATCGCTGGACGAACAACGCCGGCAATTGGTCCAGCGTTACGGATAATACGTATAAAGCCTACAAACAAACCAAAGAGGAAGGGGCTTCGGAGCTGCTCGCAGGCGAGCTGTCCTGGACGGATTATTCCCTGGAGTCCGATATCAAGCTGACGAGCGGTGCAGGAGCGATGCTGAAGTTCCGCTATCAGGACGGGCAACATTTTTATTTCCTGTACTTGTCGGACAGCTACATCCGTCTGGTCAAACAAGTCGGGTCCAACCAGCCTTGGATCGGTTCATACAACGGCCCTTCCTTGGATACGTCCAGATTCGTAAACATCAAAGTGGATGCGCAGGGCAGCAACTTCAAGGTTTATCGTGACGGCGAGCTGGTGCTCAACGTTTCAGATAACAATGCGCCGTATACTTCCGGCAAAATCGGTCTCGCTACATGGGCGACAGTCGTTGCCTTCGACAACGTAAAAGTATCGGGCAGCGACTCGAACGCGGTGTACAGCCAGACGGATGCTGGCGGCGGCGAATCGCGTACCGGTCAGGATGACTGGAAGAACTACTCCGTGCAAACGCAGATCAAGCCAAATGAAATTGCGGCGGACGGATCGGCGGGAGTGACACTGCGCCGTCAAGCGAATGGTGACGGATATCGCATGTTATATTCGGAAAGCGGCAAGCTGCAAATCGTGAAGGTTGAGGGCGGAGTTGAAACGACGCTTGGAGAAGCTGCTTTTACGATGAGCAGCGGTACGTCCTATTTGCTTAAGGGCTTATCTGCAGGCAAATTCCTGGAGCTTTATGTAAACGGATCCAAGCTTGTAACGGCGCAGGATACGACGTTTGCATCGGGGCATATTTCGTTGTGGACTGTTAATGTTGCAGCTAGCTACGACAATGTGGTCGTGTCGAAGGAAACTCCACCGGCCCTTTCGGACGGTAATACCACGTATTACGTCAGCTCCAGCACAGGCGACGACACCAATGACGGCTTGACCGAAGCAACTGCTTGGAAAACGATGGGCAAGATCAGCGGTATGACTTTCCTGCCAGGCGACCGTATTTTGCTTAAATCCGGCGACACATGGAATGAAAAACTGACGCTGAAAGGCTCCGGCACAAAGGAAGCGCCGATTACGATCACATCCTTTGGTACGGGGGACAAGCCGAAAATTTCTGCCAATTCTCCGAGCAGCGGGGTGGTGCTTGGCATCAACCTGAGCCATTGGCTCATTCAAGGCCTGGCAGTTGAAGCTATCCCTTCCTCAGCACTTGCCTGGGGCAATGTGACCAACGGAATCCTGATTAGATACGATAATTCCCGCGTTCACGAGGGGCTGCAAATTGACGGAAACGAAGTGTTCAGCGCATCGCCAAATACGAACACGAATGGAATCGTCGTTACGGCTCAGGTGCCAGGTACGGATTTTAAGGAAATCGCGAACAACATCATTATTTCCAACAATAGCGTGCATGATCTGGGCTGGTACGGCATCACGACTTCCGGCTGGGATAACGTCAAGCAAGAAGAGCTGCGCTCCCAATTGTCCTATGGAAATTTGTACGTAGTCGGCAATGAAGTCGTCAACATGGGCAACCAAGGCATCGTCGTGCAAAACGCGCATGATTCCGCCATCGAGCGAAACATCGTGCGCGCCGGCGGACAAGCCAACTCCAATGGCTATGGACCTGGCGGCCTGTGGTATATCGCCTCCCGCGACTCAGTCGTCCGTTTCAATGAAGTATCCGAGATGAAAGATTCCGAATCCGGCTACGACGGAGCGGGCATCAACGTCGACTGGTATTGCGATAACATTACCGTTGAGTATAACTATACGCATGATAACAAGGGAAATGGCTTCACGACGATGAGTAACCGTGGCGCGAAGATCAATAACAACAAAGTGGAAGGCAACAAAGGCGAGCAAGGCAATGGCAAAGGCCAAATCGCGCTCGGCAGCTTCACGGGCCGTCCCGATCTGTCGACGGGGCTTCACGACATCGAAGTAGCGGGCAACACGATTATTGTCGATGTAGCAGGTACTAACGCCATCAACAGCTCGTCCAACCCGTATGGTTTCTATTCGGGCAATCGTATCCACAGTAATAACATCGTTTTGAAATCGGGCGTTACGGGCACGTCCGTGTTCAACATTGGTCAAGATACGCTGATCGACGCGATTAACAACAACCGCATTTACAGTGAGGGAAGCGCGTTCCGCGCCAGCCAGTTCGGCACGGCATACGATACTCTCGCTTCCTGGCAAGTGGCTACCGGTTTTGATATGGAATCACAAGTGGCTGAGGTGGACAATTCCGCGCCGGCTGCCCTTCAAAACGTCACAGCAACCGTCAACGGATATGTGCAGCTGACTTGGAATGCTGCATCCGATTCCGGCAGTGGCATTAATCACTATAACATTTACCGCAGCACAAACCCGGACTTTACGCCTTCCTACAAAAACATGGTCGGAGAGTCGAAGGAAACATCCTTTGTCGACCGGGAGCGTCCGGAGTCGAACCAAACTTACTTCTACAAAGTTGAAGCGGAAGATTTTAATGGCAACAATGGCCCGGCATCGGCGGCTCTGTCAGCGGTAACGGGACAAATACCGGGTGTTCCGGCTCCAGCGAAAGTGGTAGACTTCACGATTTTGCGCGAGGATGATACGGTTCGCACCGCTGAATTCACCGTGACGCCATATCTGGCGAACTTCGGAGACATCGCCAAAGTGGAGCTTTATGGGGATGGACAGCGCCTTGCGGAGCTGACTCAACATCCTTACACCTATACGGTCAAAGGACTAGGCAAAGGCGAGCATACGCTGCAATACCGCGTCCATGAGCAATCCGGTGCGGTTACAGAGTCCACTGCAATCAACATCAACAAGCAGCATGATGCTTTGCGCAGCGTTTCCGTCTCCGAAGCCCCTGTTATCGACGGCAACCTGGGGGAATGGACTTCGGTCGGCTTTGAGATGAATAAGGCTGCTCAGGTCAAAGAAATGGAAAAAGGCTTCAAGGAAAGCTGGATGCCTGAAAAGCTGTCCGGCAAAGGCTACACGAGTTGGGACAGCAACAACCTGTACTTGGCTGTCGAGATCACGGAGGAGCAGCATAACCTGGCGATTACAAATGCAGCCGATCTGTAG
- a CDS encoding two component transcriptional regulator, AraC family: MNIVIVDDEAQIRRWLEILLSKTELSINLVASCSNGKEALDVCRTVDVDVVITDIKMPVMDGISFIRILKQERPAIESLILSSYSEFQYASEAIKAGASDYILKAEITASDLSKVLGRVKQEIEKERLRDREVYSLKSTINVNQLALRSLFFSDLVYGKKISAHEFEEKMGTLRIPLRSKHLMVMVIRSDDPANRKEQVKIQDSVLLDSAVMNIIDETLLTEAESGCCFVFEKEYYVALFNYGHWSEKSLRETTLQYAQRISNYLQDHLGLSVSVGISLPALQFSSIGQQLEEARAVLSHKRFYGRKNISWHSDEPMTPNAAPTSLQKYLQTLSELLDTNQFEMISPYLQEVLEDVGRKMVWSEKEAKAFGVEAVFLLQRMLRRLSVASGDKGHTLDRDSPHEEMVNLPTFGHVTSWLLARASDVIATADMLRHPYSEAIRKVCDYVKIHYADGASLQQAADYVHLNKNYLSELFKKETGSSYNDYVTLVRIDKIKALILEGNIPIGQLPEIVGYPDGSYLSKVFKKVTGMTPLEFKRKKI; this comes from the coding sequence TTGAATATCGTAATTGTCGACGATGAAGCTCAAATCCGGCGTTGGCTGGAGATCCTACTGAGTAAAACGGAGCTTTCAATAAATCTGGTTGCGTCATGCAGCAATGGGAAAGAGGCGCTGGACGTTTGCAGGACGGTGGATGTCGACGTTGTCATTACCGATATTAAAATGCCCGTTATGGACGGCATCTCCTTCATCCGCATCCTGAAACAAGAGCGGCCTGCGATTGAAAGCCTAATCCTCAGCTCATACAGTGAGTTTCAATATGCCTCTGAAGCTATTAAAGCGGGCGCCAGTGATTATATTCTAAAAGCGGAAATAACTGCTTCCGATCTTAGCAAGGTTTTGGGAAGGGTCAAGCAAGAAATCGAGAAGGAACGACTGCGCGACCGAGAAGTGTACAGCCTGAAAAGCACGATTAATGTTAATCAACTGGCGCTGCGATCGTTATTTTTCAGCGATTTGGTGTATGGCAAGAAGATCAGCGCTCACGAGTTTGAAGAGAAAATGGGGACGCTGCGTATTCCGCTGCGGAGCAAACATTTGATGGTGATGGTCATTCGGAGCGATGATCCGGCTAATCGGAAGGAACAAGTGAAAATTCAGGACTCTGTGCTTCTGGACTCCGCCGTGATGAACATTATCGACGAGACTTTGCTTACGGAGGCGGAGAGCGGCTGCTGTTTCGTTTTTGAAAAAGAGTATTACGTCGCGCTGTTCAACTACGGGCACTGGTCCGAGAAATCGTTGCGGGAAACGACGCTCCAGTATGCGCAACGCATCTCTAACTACTTGCAGGATCATCTTGGTTTATCGGTTTCTGTCGGGATCAGCTTGCCTGCCCTGCAATTCTCTTCTATAGGTCAGCAATTGGAAGAGGCGCGAGCGGTGCTGAGTCACAAGCGATTTTACGGCAGGAAAAATATTTCCTGGCATTCCGATGAACCGATGACGCCGAATGCTGCCCCTACCTCTTTGCAGAAGTATTTGCAGACCCTATCGGAACTGCTGGACACCAATCAATTTGAGATGATTTCTCCCTATCTTCAAGAAGTGCTGGAGGATGTGGGGAGGAAGATGGTATGGAGCGAAAAAGAAGCCAAGGCTTTTGGCGTGGAAGCTGTATTTTTACTGCAGCGGATGCTGCGCCGATTGAGCGTTGCATCAGGTGATAAAGGCCATACCCTCGATAGGGATAGCCCGCATGAAGAAATGGTCAACCTGCCTACGTTTGGACATGTGACGAGTTGGTTGCTTGCTCGTGCATCCGATGTCATTGCAACCGCAGACATGCTGCGACATCCTTACAGCGAGGCGATCCGCAAAGTATGCGATTATGTGAAAATACACTATGCGGACGGCGCCTCCTTGCAGCAAGCGGCGGATTATGTGCATTTGAACAAAAACTATCTCAGCGAGCTGTTCAAAAAAGAAACGGGCAGCAGCTACAATGACTACGTCACGCTAGTGCGAATCGATAAAATCAAAGCTCTTATTTTAGAAGGGAATATCCCTATCGGCCAATTGCCTGAAATCGTCGGTTATCCAGACGGAAGTTATCTATCCAAGGTGTTTAAAAAAGTAACCGGCATGACGCCTTTGGAGTTTAAACGTAAAAAAATATGA
- a CDS encoding Chitinase A, N-terminal domain, which translates to MLAYRFNAVAGRQAGVFTAGSFHVSRNEATKKTVYEMSIPWNELLPAGVTAQEGSELGISFLANYSDGSRPDSGNGDVRNGWIEYNSGIGSIKAPDQFGYLLLKNAPFAVPTLNGSVKDGKAALNWSASSDATGYSVLYGTESGVYPSVLNAGSATEYETTALEFGTYYFVVKAHNAYGETVKSQEVALTVKKDSPPLYKGVPGKPILSSNIAQANGLKDGNYTVTMNMWWGNNGDTLKVYENGVLISTQALVDASPAAQTAKVEVKGKANGTYKYTAELINSFGTTKSNSLIVKVTDAAPGKPILLHDNWDGDGSFKLTMNMWWGTNGTEYRLYENGVLIETKALTANSPNAQQAVKSITGRAKGAYEYRVELVNSAGVTSSNVLKVNVRK; encoded by the coding sequence ATGTTGGCTTACCGCTTCAATGCTGTTGCTGGACGTCAAGCAGGTGTATTCACGGCCGGTTCGTTCCATGTGAGCCGTAACGAAGCAACGAAGAAAACCGTCTATGAAATGTCCATTCCTTGGAATGAGCTGCTGCCTGCAGGAGTGACGGCACAAGAGGGCTCTGAGCTCGGCATTTCCTTCCTGGCCAACTACAGCGACGGTAGCCGTCCGGATTCAGGCAACGGCGACGTGCGCAACGGTTGGATTGAGTACAACAGCGGCATCGGCTCCATTAAGGCGCCGGATCAATTTGGTTACTTGCTGCTGAAAAATGCACCATTCGCCGTACCGACCTTGAACGGCTCGGTTAAAGATGGAAAAGCGGCGCTGAACTGGTCCGCTTCCTCGGACGCCACCGGCTACAGCGTGCTTTACGGCACGGAAAGCGGTGTTTACCCGAGTGTATTGAACGCGGGCAGCGCCACAGAATATGAAACGACTGCATTGGAATTCGGAACGTATTATTTCGTCGTCAAAGCTCACAACGCTTACGGTGAAACCGTTAAGTCGCAGGAAGTAGCGCTGACGGTCAAGAAGGATAGTCCACCTCTTTACAAGGGCGTTCCGGGCAAACCGATTCTTTCCAGCAACATCGCTCAGGCGAATGGGTTGAAAGACGGTAACTACACCGTCACGATGAATATGTGGTGGGGCAATAACGGAGATACACTCAAAGTGTACGAAAATGGCGTTCTGATCAGCACACAAGCGCTGGTGGATGCTTCTCCCGCGGCTCAAACCGCTAAGGTAGAAGTGAAAGGAAAAGCTAACGGTACCTACAAGTATACGGCTGAGTTGATCAACTCTTTTGGAACGACAAAGAGTAATTCGCTGATCGTAAAGGTAACGGATGCGGCTCCAGGCAAACCGATTCTTCTCCATGACAACTGGGATGGCGACGGCAGCTTTAAGCTGACGATGAACATGTGGTGGGGGACGAACGGCACGGAGTACCGTCTCTATGAGAATGGAGTTCTGATTGAAACGAAAGCATTGACGGCGAATTCACCAAATGCTCAACAGGCTGTTAAATCCATTACAGGCCGCGCAAAAGGCGCGTATGAATACCGCGTCGAGCTGGTGAATTCAGCTGGAGTAACGTCCAGCAATGTGCTGAAGGTGAATGTGAGGAAGTAA
- a CDS encoding carbohydrate ABC transporter substrate-binding protein, CUT1 family — translation MKKWNKMAIGVTALSLMTALAACGSNSSPASNKASNTNSTNTTKESAAPQSTTEKPVEISFANWISVEDGTKEAYNQLIAEFEKANPSIKVKSIGIPFAQFKDQVLVSSAGGNPPDVTMSNQNFTPAFVGANVAAPAQELLDAEIINDIVDGSKAGVTFDGKVMAMPWAPHPSALFWNKNLYTKAGLDPEKPPTTWDEMIQNAKKIAALGKDENGTPIYGIGETGASDSYTGNMLLRISYSFGGKFVDDQGNIVYDQGTALKESLLYMKDLIDNKVSPQGAAMADLRPMFATGALGMLVDGDFGRTNFRNMSGKGAEFDKEWGVTTVPVSKTGKSETFFTEHQLIVTAGSEKQEAAAKFVEYLVSKEAMGIYHKLNGVMSARKSISELPEMNEDDYSRIFNTQMKTASPLPSKNPKFDNAMKNSTDMIVMVTEGGKSPDEAIATVMPKIKELYKK, via the coding sequence ATGAAAAAGTGGAATAAAATGGCGATCGGCGTTACGGCGTTAAGCTTAATGACGGCGCTTGCGGCTTGCGGATCCAATTCCAGCCCGGCTTCAAACAAGGCCAGCAATACGAACTCGACCAACACAACTAAGGAATCTGCAGCTCCTCAAAGCACAACGGAAAAGCCTGTTGAAATTTCGTTTGCTAACTGGATCTCCGTTGAGGACGGGACGAAAGAAGCTTACAACCAATTGATCGCAGAGTTTGAAAAAGCGAATCCATCCATCAAGGTAAAATCAATCGGAATCCCGTTTGCTCAGTTTAAAGACCAGGTTCTGGTCAGCTCGGCCGGCGGCAATCCGCCAGATGTGACCATGTCCAATCAGAACTTCACTCCAGCATTCGTTGGAGCTAATGTGGCGGCGCCAGCGCAAGAGCTGCTCGATGCAGAGATCATCAACGACATCGTTGATGGCAGCAAAGCCGGCGTCACATTCGATGGCAAGGTAATGGCGATGCCTTGGGCACCGCATCCGAGCGCATTGTTCTGGAACAAAAACCTTTACACCAAAGCAGGCCTGGACCCGGAGAAACCGCCGACAACTTGGGATGAAATGATCCAAAACGCCAAGAAAATTGCCGCCCTCGGCAAAGATGAGAACGGCACTCCTATTTATGGCATCGGCGAAACGGGAGCTTCTGATTCCTATACCGGGAACATGCTGCTTCGCATCAGTTATTCGTTCGGCGGCAAATTCGTCGATGATCAAGGCAACATTGTTTACGATCAAGGAACGGCGCTGAAAGAATCCCTGTTATACATGAAAGATCTAATCGACAACAAAGTATCCCCTCAGGGCGCTGCAATGGCTGATCTTAGACCTATGTTCGCGACAGGAGCGCTCGGCATGTTGGTTGACGGCGACTTCGGCCGTACGAACTTCCGCAATATGAGCGGCAAAGGTGCTGAATTTGATAAAGAGTGGGGCGTTACAACTGTACCTGTAAGTAAAACGGGCAAAAGTGAAACGTTCTTCACGGAGCATCAGCTGATCGTAACAGCTGGTAGTGAGAAGCAAGAAGCAGCTGCTAAATTCGTGGAATACCTCGTATCCAAAGAGGCTATGGGCATTTATCACAAGCTGAATGGGGTTATGTCGGCGCGTAAGTCGATCTCTGAGCTGCCAGAAATGAACGAGGACGATTACTCCAGAATATTCAATACTCAAATGAAAACAGCTTCACCGCTCCCTTCCAAAAATCCAAAGTTCGACAATGCGATGAAAAACTCCACCGATATGATCGTGATGGTAACCGAGGGTGGAAAAAGCCCAGATGAAGCCATTGCCACTGTTATGCCCAAAATTAAAGAGCTGTACAAAAAATAG